A genomic region of Sulfobacillus acidophilus DSM 10332 contains the following coding sequences:
- a CDS encoding RNA polymerase, sigma-24 subunit, ECF subfamily (PFAM: Sigma-70, region 4; Sigma-70 region 2~TIGRFAM: RNA polymerase sigma factor, sigma-70 family~COGs: COG1595 DNA-directed RNA polymerase specialized sigma subunit sigma24 homolog~InterPro IPR007627:IPR014284:IPR007630~KEGG: dmr:Deima_2805 ECF subfamily RNA polymerase sigma-24 factor~PFAM: RNA polymerase sigma-70 region 4; RNA polymerase sigma-70 region 2~SPTR: Putative RNA polymerase sigma factor;~TIGRFAM: RNA polymerase sigma-70), protein MVPNDDELLSRLAHHPDLMEELYVRWGPRWAQLIRATGVPAHDVADVVQHILLDVWRGASRFDPRRGSASGWLWQVARRKAMDYWRQRRPATISWEEFDSPVVDDDGEEDHDWLQDALGQLSDRERRVLQLAYYYGFTQKEIAALWGVPVGTVKSLASRAIHKLRRQTTRVGPGGVS, encoded by the coding sequence ATGGTACCTAACGATGACGAATTGTTAAGCCGATTGGCTCACCATCCGGATTTGATGGAAGAGTTGTATGTCCGATGGGGCCCGCGTTGGGCCCAATTAATCCGGGCGACCGGGGTTCCGGCGCATGATGTGGCCGATGTGGTTCAGCATATTTTATTGGACGTCTGGCGGGGGGCGTCACGATTCGATCCCCGGCGGGGGTCCGCTTCCGGTTGGCTGTGGCAAGTTGCTCGCCGTAAGGCGATGGACTATTGGCGTCAACGGCGCCCGGCCACAATCTCCTGGGAGGAGTTTGATTCGCCTGTCGTAGACGATGACGGGGAAGAGGATCATGATTGGCTTCAAGATGCCCTAGGCCAATTGTCGGACCGGGAACGCCGGGTACTACAGTTAGCCTATTATTACGGCTTTACGCAAAAAGAAATCGCGGCATTGTGGGGGGTTCCCGTAGGAACGGTTAAGAGCCTCGCATCGCGGGCGATTCATAAGTTGCGTCGACAAACCACCCGCGTCGGTCCGGGAGGTGTCTCATGA
- a CDS encoding Phosphoenolpyruvate carboxylase, type 1 (PFAM: Phosphoenolpyruvate carboxylase~COGs: COG2352 Phosphoenolpyruvate carboxylase~InterPro IPR001449~KEGG: aac:Aaci_2136 phosphoenolpyruvate carboxylase~PFAM: Phosphoenolpyruvate carboxylase~PRIAM: Phosphoenolpyruvate carboxylase~SPTR: Phosphoenolpyruvate carboxylase) yields MNLLWSLLDDVVRGEDNPHLVDDAHGYFDEVLQHRESGGFQPKPDVREAEALARYFTERLRLQNLAEDLARAKVVEMRRKDGSEPPRGSLNQLAKLLDQRQAEPFGRPLVGRMVLTFHPTESTRRTILQHIRKLGQLLDPASGVSVAHAQHDTQIFRLREEIRALWRTPSRRQDRPTVLDEVELGIFYLEHSLFSMLPDLLLELDQVLARHRLGRIDWAVDSWIGGDRDGHPQVTAQVTEHTLRRHQETILRLYQPLLDDLERTLTASDRYLEKSEQCRRWIALLAEEFPDVADVLARRYPMEPLRQMVGLMRERLAATLNHDPRGYRQAHQFRQDVEQLGRFWDADPDRWPYELKRLLRQIDIFGFHLASLDIRQHSRVHIEGVVDLAGEEYRTLSERDKMKVLAQLIEHPPAWIPSSSVTAELKETFQVISQARRQYGPRAVSRYLVSMAHHASDLLAVLALGRAVDPELSLDIIPLVETLDDLENAVVILDQAFQEPVWRQHLQSRQFYQEVMLGYSDSTKDAGTFTASWKIYQAQNQLMLWAEQHGVTLGFFHGRGGALGRGGGPTSYAILGQPPKTRLSPLRMTQQGEVLSQKFLLPSLAWRSLELMTVAHVQHAADPGWEPDADTVGWMDHLGDLAVKTYRELVHAPGFWEYFLAVTPIREMSALNWGSRPSWREQFCWDDLRAIPWVFAWTQNRMGIPAWYGAGTALDQALSQPEGLSRIQMLRRQWPFLNTMLHNLELALVKSDDMVAEAYQSLATPELKDRFWPLIQEERRRLTNALQAISGGPPLSGQPRLKTAVTWRNPQVDALNYLQIELLKTYRATEDPKLLPILSQTMEGIALGLRNTG; encoded by the coding sequence GTGAACTTGCTGTGGTCGCTATTGGATGATGTGGTTCGGGGAGAAGATAATCCTCACTTGGTGGATGACGCGCACGGATATTTCGATGAGGTGCTGCAGCATCGGGAATCCGGCGGGTTCCAGCCCAAGCCGGATGTACGGGAAGCGGAAGCATTGGCTCGGTATTTTACGGAGCGGCTTCGATTGCAAAACCTGGCCGAGGATTTGGCGCGGGCTAAAGTCGTCGAAATGCGCCGGAAAGATGGCAGTGAGCCACCCCGTGGATCGTTGAATCAATTGGCCAAGCTCTTGGATCAGCGGCAGGCCGAGCCGTTTGGCCGCCCCCTTGTAGGTCGTATGGTGCTTACGTTTCATCCGACGGAAAGTACGCGACGGACGATCTTGCAGCACATTCGCAAATTAGGCCAGCTCTTGGATCCCGCATCGGGTGTCTCGGTAGCCCATGCTCAACATGACACGCAAATCTTCCGGTTGCGGGAAGAGATTCGGGCGCTTTGGCGAACCCCCAGTCGGCGTCAGGATCGCCCGACGGTGCTTGACGAAGTGGAGCTTGGCATTTTTTATTTAGAACACAGTTTATTTTCCATGTTACCGGATCTCTTGCTGGAACTCGATCAGGTCTTGGCTCGGCATCGGTTGGGGCGGATTGACTGGGCGGTGGACTCCTGGATTGGGGGCGACCGCGACGGGCATCCCCAGGTGACCGCTCAGGTGACCGAGCACACGCTTCGGCGGCATCAAGAGACGATTTTGCGACTTTATCAGCCGCTGTTGGATGATTTGGAGCGGACCTTAACGGCAAGCGATCGGTATCTGGAGAAGAGCGAACAATGCCGGCGGTGGATTGCGCTTTTGGCCGAAGAGTTTCCTGACGTGGCGGATGTCTTGGCGCGGCGGTACCCGATGGAGCCTCTGCGGCAGATGGTCGGCCTGATGCGCGAGCGGCTGGCGGCAACGCTGAACCACGATCCTCGCGGATATCGGCAAGCGCATCAATTTCGGCAGGATGTGGAGCAGTTAGGTCGTTTTTGGGATGCCGATCCCGACCGTTGGCCCTATGAACTAAAGCGCCTTTTGCGTCAGATCGATATCTTCGGATTTCACTTGGCCAGTTTGGATATTCGCCAGCATAGCCGCGTGCACATTGAAGGCGTGGTCGATCTGGCCGGTGAGGAATATCGGACATTATCCGAGCGCGACAAGATGAAGGTGTTAGCGCAATTGATTGAGCATCCACCGGCGTGGATTCCTTCGTCGTCCGTTACCGCCGAGCTGAAAGAGACATTTCAGGTCATTTCTCAAGCGCGCCGTCAATACGGCCCGCGTGCGGTGTCTCGTTACTTGGTCAGTATGGCTCATCACGCCAGTGATTTATTAGCCGTTTTAGCGCTCGGTCGAGCCGTAGATCCGGAGTTGAGTCTCGACATCATCCCCTTGGTGGAAACTCTGGATGACCTGGAAAATGCGGTGGTGATTTTAGATCAGGCTTTTCAGGAGCCTGTCTGGCGCCAGCATCTGCAGAGTCGGCAATTCTATCAAGAGGTGATGCTCGGCTATTCGGACAGCACGAAGGATGCCGGAACATTTACGGCCAGTTGGAAAATTTATCAGGCTCAAAACCAATTGATGCTCTGGGCGGAGCAACATGGCGTCACGTTAGGATTTTTCCATGGCCGGGGCGGGGCCTTGGGACGCGGGGGCGGTCCCACGTCGTACGCCATTTTAGGGCAACCCCCGAAGACGCGATTAAGCCCGCTTCGGATGACGCAGCAAGGTGAGGTGTTGTCCCAAAAATTCTTGTTACCCTCGTTAGCCTGGCGAAGCTTGGAACTGATGACGGTGGCTCATGTTCAGCATGCGGCGGATCCGGGATGGGAACCGGATGCGGACACCGTCGGCTGGATGGACCATTTAGGTGACCTGGCGGTTAAAACCTATCGCGAATTAGTCCATGCCCCGGGATTTTGGGAATACTTCTTGGCGGTTACGCCCATTCGGGAAATGTCGGCCTTAAATTGGGGCTCTCGGCCGTCTTGGCGGGAACAATTTTGCTGGGATGACCTGCGTGCCATTCCCTGGGTCTTCGCATGGACCCAAAATCGGATGGGGATACCTGCCTGGTATGGGGCCGGGACGGCCCTCGACCAAGCCCTAAGTCAACCGGAGGGGTTATCGCGCATTCAAATGCTTCGCCGACAGTGGCCGTTTTTGAACACCATGCTGCATAATTTGGAGTTGGCACTCGTCAAGTCGGATGACATGGTGGCCGAGGCCTATCAATCGTTGGCCACGCCCGAGCTCAAAGACCGGTTTTGGCCGCTGATCCAAGAAGAACGGCGACGTCTGACCAATGCTCTGCAGGCGATCTCCGGGGGGCCGCCTTTGTCTGGTCAACCGCGCCTAAAAACCGCGGTGACCTGGCGTAATCCGCAAGTGGATGCGTTAAACTATTTGCAAATCGAATTGCTGAAGACCTACCGGGCGACAGAGGATCCGAAGTTGTTGCCGATTTTGTCGCAGACCATGGAAGGAATTGCATTGGGCCTGCGGAATACCGGGTAA
- a CDS encoding fructose-bisphosphate aldolase (PFAM: Fructose-bisphosphate aldolase class-II~TIGRFAM: ketose-bisphosphate aldolases; fructose-1,6-bisphosphate aldolase, class II, various bacterial and amitochondriate protist~COGs: COG0191 Fructose/tagatose bisphosphate aldolase~InterPro IPR000771:IPR011289~KEGG: bts:Btus_3269 fructose-1,6-bisphosphate aldolase, class II~PFAM: Ketose-bisphosphate aldolase, class-II~PRIAM: Tagatose-bisphosphate aldolase~SPTR: Putative fructose-1,6-bisphosphate aldolase class II;~TIGRFAM: Fructose-1,6-bisphosphate aldolase, class II; Ketose-bisphosphate aldolase, class-II) has protein sequence MGFASFRTIVRDAFEHGYAVGHININNLEFVQAIVDAAEAEEAPVILGVSEGAIKYMGLDYTVALARTAAERAKVPVMLHLDHGSSFEWVVRAVRAGFSSVMIDGSHLPLEENIRLTQRVVELCHPLGIDVEGELGRIGGTDDDLTVDERLATLARPEDAEKFVSSTGVDALAAAIGSAHGRYKGRPQLDFDRLVAIRRATNTPLVLHGGSGIPDEDVVRAISLGIAKVNINTENQEAFTATVRALLQKNPDVYDPRKYLAPARDAIKETVRAKLRLLGSSHRVLTSV, from the coding sequence GTGGGTTTTGCGTCCTTTCGCACTATTGTGCGCGATGCCTTCGAACATGGATATGCCGTCGGGCATATCAACATTAATAACCTGGAATTTGTCCAAGCGATCGTGGACGCCGCCGAGGCGGAGGAAGCCCCTGTAATTTTAGGGGTCAGCGAAGGCGCGATCAAATATATGGGGCTCGACTATACCGTTGCTCTGGCACGTACGGCGGCGGAGCGGGCTAAAGTCCCTGTCATGCTTCATCTCGACCACGGTTCCAGCTTTGAATGGGTTGTCCGGGCAGTCCGCGCCGGATTTTCTTCCGTCATGATTGATGGGTCTCATTTGCCGCTGGAAGAAAACATTCGGCTGACCCAACGAGTCGTAGAGCTGTGTCATCCCCTCGGGATTGATGTGGAGGGCGAATTAGGCCGTATTGGCGGAACCGATGATGACCTCACGGTGGATGAACGGCTCGCCACGTTGGCACGACCGGAAGATGCCGAAAAATTCGTCTCGAGTACCGGCGTCGACGCGCTGGCCGCCGCCATTGGGTCCGCCCATGGACGATACAAAGGGCGTCCCCAACTCGACTTCGATCGTCTCGTCGCGATCCGCCGAGCCACCAACACCCCATTGGTACTCCACGGGGGATCGGGAATTCCCGATGAAGACGTGGTCCGGGCGATTTCGTTGGGAATTGCGAAAGTCAATATTAATACCGAAAACCAAGAGGCCTTCACCGCCACCGTTCGAGCCCTCTTGCAAAAGAACCCGGATGTCTATGATCCGCGGAAATATCTGGCGCCTGCTCGGGATGCGATTAAGGAAACCGTACGGGCCAAGCTACGGCTTTTGGGTTCCTCGCATCGTGTCCTAACATCGGTTTAA
- a CDS encoding Phosphoribulokinase (PFAM: Phosphoribulokinase / Uridine kinase family~COGs: COG0572 Uridine kinase~InterPro IPR006083~KEGG: bts:Btus_2868 phosphoribulokinase/uridine kinase~PFAM: Phosphoribulokinase/uridine kinase~PRIAM: Phosphoribulokinase~SPTR: Phosphoribulokinase) translates to MNPSRRVVMVGICGDSGAGKSTYAHALRELLDPERVTVITLDDYHSLNRHERNAIGITALHPWKANNLGLLTEHVWALRRGQSIVKPTYDHATGEFGAPEEIVPRDIVILEGLHTFYLERLREALDLKIYFDTDIQLRVQWKIARDSSQRGYTPEEVMAEIERRRPDVERYIEPQKALADIVIHYLPDNETPPHPDYPDPVRVRFAERLRGSKRRLVKWLALAGQLGLIQTDHFHDHIIGEEMEIASVSGITDSKTLNSLIEMVSERQLVTERVRQQLEARHHDPVIVSRILVASMIAHLGHQSRQDVSAELR, encoded by the coding sequence ATGAATCCGTCCCGCCGGGTTGTCATGGTAGGGATTTGCGGCGACAGTGGTGCGGGTAAATCCACGTATGCCCACGCTTTGCGTGAGCTTTTGGATCCCGAGCGAGTCACCGTCATCACCTTAGACGACTATCATTCGCTCAACCGACACGAACGGAACGCTATCGGCATCACTGCGCTCCATCCTTGGAAAGCGAATAACCTCGGCCTTCTAACCGAACATGTGTGGGCTCTTCGGCGTGGTCAGTCCATTGTCAAACCGACCTATGATCATGCGACGGGAGAGTTTGGGGCCCCCGAAGAGATCGTCCCTCGCGACATTGTGATTTTGGAGGGACTCCACACGTTTTATCTCGAGCGGCTTCGGGAAGCCTTAGACCTGAAAATCTACTTCGACACCGACATTCAGTTGCGGGTGCAGTGGAAAATTGCGCGCGACTCCAGCCAACGGGGTTATACCCCGGAGGAAGTGATGGCGGAGATCGAGCGGCGGCGGCCCGATGTAGAACGCTACATTGAACCCCAAAAGGCCCTCGCCGATATTGTGATTCACTACCTGCCGGACAACGAAACGCCTCCCCATCCGGATTATCCGGATCCTGTACGAGTCCGTTTTGCCGAACGGTTACGCGGATCCAAACGGCGCCTGGTAAAATGGTTGGCTTTGGCCGGCCAATTGGGACTGATCCAAACCGACCACTTCCATGACCATATCATCGGGGAAGAAATGGAAATCGCCTCGGTATCGGGTATCACCGACAGTAAAACCCTAAACTCCCTGATCGAAATGGTCAGTGAACGGCAACTCGTCACCGAAAGGGTGCGCCAACAACTCGAAGCGCGCCACCACGATCCGGTGATTGTCTCCCGCATCTTGGTTGCCAGCATGATTGCTCATCTCGGTCATCAAAGTCGCCAAGACGTCTCGGCAGAATTGCGGTAA
- a CDS encoding ribulose-phosphate 3-epimerase (PFAM: Ribulose-phosphate 3 epimerase family~TIGRFAM: ribulose-phosphate 3-epimerase~COGs: COG0036 Pentose-5-phosphate-3-epimerase~InterPro IPR000056~KEGG: bao:BAMF_1651 ribulose-5-phosphate 3-epimerase~PFAM: Ribulose-phosphate 3-epimerase~PRIAM: Ribulose-phosphate 3-epimerase~SPTR: Ribulose-phosphate 3-epimerase;~TIGRFAM: Ribulose-phosphate 3-epimerase), with translation MSHTPLPVLIAPSILSADFGHLADDVRDVVNRGADWIHVDVMDGRFVPNITMGPVVVEGIRPVTDRPLDVHLMIVEPERYLEDFARAGAERISVHAEATPHLHRALEMIHGLGKLAGVALNPSTPVSAIYHVAENLDLVLLMTVNPGFGGQSFIRPMLTKIRETRDWLDRQGLTHVPIEVDGGINPETAKWAIESGATVMVAGSAIFRAPDRTLMIQQIRQAASHPSVPISR, from the coding sequence ATGTCGCATACCCCATTACCGGTTCTGATCGCCCCGTCTATTCTCAGCGCAGATTTCGGCCATTTGGCCGACGACGTGCGGGATGTGGTTAATCGGGGAGCCGATTGGATTCACGTGGATGTCATGGACGGGCGCTTTGTGCCCAACATTACCATGGGTCCGGTGGTTGTCGAAGGGATTCGCCCGGTGACCGACCGCCCGTTGGATGTTCATCTGATGATTGTCGAGCCGGAGCGTTACTTGGAGGACTTTGCCCGTGCCGGCGCCGAGCGCATCAGCGTCCACGCGGAAGCCACGCCCCATCTGCACCGGGCCCTAGAAATGATTCACGGCCTGGGCAAATTGGCTGGCGTCGCATTAAACCCGTCGACCCCGGTCAGCGCCATTTATCATGTGGCGGAAAATCTGGACCTGGTTCTGCTGATGACCGTCAACCCCGGATTTGGGGGGCAATCCTTCATACGCCCAATGCTGACGAAAATCCGGGAGACGCGGGATTGGCTCGACCGGCAGGGCCTCACACACGTTCCGATTGAAGTCGACGGCGGGATTAACCCGGAAACGGCCAAGTGGGCCATCGAAAGTGGCGCCACGGTGATGGTGGCAGGATCCGCGATCTTCCGCGCCCCGGATCGGACCCTTATGATTCAACAAATTCGGCAGGCGGCTTCGCATCCGTCTGTACCCATCAGCCGATAA
- a CDS encoding Ribulose-bisphosphate carboxylase (PFAM: Ribulose bisphosphate carboxylase large chain, N-terminal domain; Ribulose bisphosphate carboxylase large chain, catalytic domain~COGs: COG1850 Ribulose 1 5-bisphosphate carboxylase large subunit~InterPro IPR000685:IPR017444~KEGG: bts:Btus_2871 ribulose-bisphosphate carboxylase~PFAM: Ribulose bisphosphate carboxylase, large subunit, C-terminal; Ribulose bisphosphate carboxylase, large subunit, N-terminal~PRIAM: Ribulose-bisphosphate carboxylase~SPTR: Ribulose-1,5-bisphosphate carboxylase/oxygenase large subunit): MTTEENKNRWAAGVTPYSKMGYWQPDYQPKDTDILCAFRFVPQEGVDPEEAAAAVAGESSTATWTVVWTDRLTAHEHYQAKAYRVVPVPGTDQYIAYIAYDLDLFEEGSIANLTASIIGNVFGFKALKSLRLEDMRIPPHYVKTFQGPAHGIVMEREYLNKYGRPLLGATVKPKLGLSARNYARVVYEALRGGLDFTKDDENINSQPFMRWRDRYLFVMEAVNKATADTGEIKGHYLNVTAATMEDIYERADFAKQIGSPIIMIDLIVGYTAIQSIAKWARKNGVLLHLHRAGHSTYTRQKTHGVSFRVIAKWMRLAGVDHIHAGTVLGKLEGDPRTTAGYYQTLRGMKYDADPTIGLYFEQDWASLPGVMPVASGGIHAGQMHQLIDLLGEDVVLQFGGGTFGHPHGIAAGAAANRIACEAIIQARNEGRDYVNEGPEILAEAAKWSPALRAALDTWKDVTFNFESTDTPDVLPTPSF, from the coding sequence ATGACGACCGAAGAAAATAAAAACCGTTGGGCCGCTGGTGTCACGCCTTACTCCAAAATGGGGTACTGGCAGCCTGATTATCAACCCAAAGACACCGATATCCTCTGTGCATTCCGATTTGTCCCGCAAGAAGGGGTGGACCCGGAAGAAGCGGCGGCAGCCGTTGCCGGAGAATCCTCAACAGCTACCTGGACGGTTGTGTGGACTGACCGACTGACGGCTCACGAGCATTACCAAGCGAAAGCGTATCGCGTGGTTCCGGTTCCCGGCACCGATCAATATATCGCCTATATCGCGTACGACCTGGACCTTTTCGAAGAAGGATCAATCGCTAACTTGACGGCCTCCATCATTGGAAACGTCTTCGGGTTCAAAGCGTTGAAGAGCCTCCGGCTGGAAGACATGCGAATTCCTCCGCACTATGTCAAGACCTTCCAAGGACCGGCTCACGGGATCGTCATGGAGCGGGAGTACTTGAACAAATACGGACGGCCCTTATTGGGCGCGACGGTCAAGCCCAAATTGGGGTTATCCGCCCGTAACTACGCACGGGTCGTCTATGAAGCCTTGCGCGGCGGATTAGACTTCACCAAAGACGACGAAAACATTAACTCCCAGCCGTTTATGCGCTGGCGCGACCGGTATCTGTTCGTGATGGAAGCGGTCAACAAAGCGACGGCGGACACCGGCGAAATCAAAGGCCACTACTTGAATGTCACCGCCGCCACCATGGAGGACATTTATGAACGGGCCGATTTCGCCAAGCAAATCGGTAGCCCGATTATCATGATTGACCTCATTGTGGGTTACACGGCAATTCAATCGATTGCCAAATGGGCCCGTAAAAACGGAGTACTTCTCCACTTACACCGGGCCGGGCACTCGACCTACACGCGGCAAAAAACGCATGGCGTATCCTTCCGGGTCATCGCCAAATGGATGCGGTTGGCGGGCGTTGACCACATTCATGCCGGAACCGTCTTGGGTAAACTCGAAGGCGACCCGCGAACCACTGCAGGCTACTACCAGACGCTGCGTGGGATGAAATATGATGCCGATCCCACCATAGGCCTTTACTTCGAGCAAGATTGGGCCTCGTTACCTGGGGTCATGCCGGTGGCCAGCGGCGGTATTCATGCCGGGCAAATGCATCAACTCATTGACTTATTGGGCGAAGACGTGGTGCTCCAATTCGGAGGCGGTACATTCGGTCACCCGCACGGCATCGCAGCCGGCGCCGCCGCCAACCGGATTGCCTGTGAAGCCATCATCCAAGCCCGTAACGAAGGCCGCGATTACGTGAATGAAGGGCCGGAAATTTTGGCCGAAGCCGCCAAGTGGTCACCTGCGTTGCGGGCGGCGTTAGACACGTGGAAAGATGTCACCTTCAACTTTGAATCGACCGACACCCCCGACGTGTTGCCCACCCCGAGCTTTTAG
- a CDS encoding ribulose 1,5-bisphosphate carboxylase small subunit (PFAM: Ribulose bisphosphate carboxylase, small chain~COGs: COG4451 Ribulose bisphosphate carboxylase small subunit~InterPro IPR000894~KEGG: bts:Btus_2872 ribulose-bisphosphate carboxylase~PFAM: Ribulose bisphosphate carboxylase, small chain~PRIAM: Ribulose-bisphosphate carboxylase~SPTR: Ribulose-1,5-bisphosphate carboxylase/oxygenase small subunit): MPFHLTQGTFSFLPPLNDDQIRAQIQYAINNGWAINIEFTDDPHPRNFLWDMWGLPMFDLQDPAAVMYELNQCKEAYPHHYIRINAYDSSLGRQTTALSFIVNRPPSDPGMNVIRQEGPDRQIRYTIHSYATDNPPGSRL, translated from the coding sequence ATGCCATTTCATTTAACCCAAGGGACGTTTTCCTTCCTCCCGCCTCTCAACGACGATCAGATTCGCGCCCAAATCCAATATGCCATCAACAACGGCTGGGCGATCAACATCGAATTTACCGATGATCCGCATCCTCGCAACTTTCTATGGGACATGTGGGGCTTGCCGATGTTTGACCTGCAAGACCCGGCCGCGGTCATGTACGAGTTAAACCAGTGCAAAGAGGCGTATCCGCATCATTACATCCGGATTAACGCCTATGACAGCAGCCTAGGCCGTCAAACCACCGCCTTGTCCTTTATTGTCAATCGCCCGCCGTCCGACCCGGGCATGAACGTCATCCGGCAAGAAGGTCCCGATCGGCAGATTCGGTACACCATTCACAGCTACGCCACCGACAACCCGCCGGGAAGCCGCCTTTAA
- a CDS encoding CbbX protein (PFAM: ATPase family associated with various cellular activities (AAA)~TIGRFAM: probable Rubsico expression protein CbbX~COGs: COG0464 ATPase of the AAA+ class~InterPro IPR000470:IPR003593:IPR003959~KEGG: bts:Btus_2873 CbbX protein~PFAM: ATPase, AAA-type, core~SMART: ATPase, AAA+ type, core~SPTR: Protein CbbX;~TIGRFAM: CbxX/CfqX, monofunctional): MSTYDATTDVQPTWVDFEQVLKESQVLEVLERLDQDLVGLIPVKTRIREIAALLLVDRMRRTMELNSSPPSLHMSFTGNPGTGKTTVAMRMAEVLHRLGYVRKGHLVAVTRDDLVGQYIGHTAPKTKEVLKRAMGGVLFIDEAYYLYRQENERDYGQETIEILLQVMENQRDDLVVILAGYKDRMETFFKSNPGMSSRIAHHIDFPDYTPEELWAIAQLMAAQMQYRFSDEGGAAMQEYIRRRLTMPHFANARSIRNAIDRARLRHANRLFAKGGRVSKEALMTLEAEDILQSRVFVENEPDAG; the protein is encoded by the coding sequence ATGAGCACCTACGACGCGACGACGGATGTCCAGCCTACTTGGGTTGATTTCGAACAAGTGCTGAAAGAATCCCAGGTGCTAGAAGTCTTGGAACGGTTAGACCAAGACTTGGTCGGCTTAATCCCGGTGAAAACGCGAATTCGCGAAATCGCGGCCTTGCTGTTGGTCGACCGGATGCGACGGACTATGGAACTCAATTCCAGCCCACCGTCGCTCCATATGTCCTTTACCGGCAACCCCGGCACCGGCAAGACAACGGTGGCCATGCGCATGGCGGAAGTCCTCCATCGTTTGGGTTATGTCCGAAAAGGCCATTTGGTCGCGGTGACCCGCGACGACCTGGTTGGCCAGTACATTGGCCACACGGCCCCCAAAACCAAAGAGGTTTTAAAGCGAGCGATGGGCGGCGTATTGTTCATCGACGAAGCCTATTATCTCTATCGGCAAGAAAACGAACGGGATTACGGCCAGGAGACCATCGAAATTCTCTTGCAAGTGATGGAAAACCAACGAGACGACTTGGTCGTCATTCTGGCCGGCTATAAAGACCGGATGGAAACCTTTTTCAAGTCCAACCCCGGGATGAGTTCCCGGATTGCCCACCACATCGACTTTCCGGATTACACGCCGGAAGAATTGTGGGCCATTGCGCAGTTGATGGCCGCTCAAATGCAATACCGGTTTAGCGACGAGGGCGGTGCGGCTATGCAGGAATACATTCGGCGTCGCCTCACCATGCCACACTTTGCAAACGCCCGGAGTATTCGAAACGCCATTGATCGGGCACGCCTACGTCATGCAAACCGTCTATTTGCCAAAGGGGGGCGGGTCAGCAAAGAAGCCCTCATGACGTTGGAAGCGGAAGACATCCTCCAAAGCCGCGTCTTTGTCGAAAACGAACCGGATGCCGGTTGA